The proteins below are encoded in one region of Sulfolobus islandicus Y.N.15.51:
- a CDS encoding TQO small subunit DoxD: MAKTMISDNFTLILRISTASIWLYAGILGKLLNSGFLNPSSEQYVGFTIQYLAQGSIIRQFLYIVAMPHPVLVGTLVMIGEICFGILILIGLMSRLCGVVAFYTNLIYFLSASWTGAEEYGLNLLMMIINAYIIAYGSGNFSIDSLVLRKFNVVNNKILWIIVGSVIYIAVIVYLILI; encoded by the coding sequence ATGGCAAAGACAATGATCTCCGATAATTTTACATTAATTTTAAGGATATCAACGGCTTCCATATGGCTCTATGCGGGTATTTTAGGAAAACTTCTCAATTCAGGATTTCTGAATCCATCTTCCGAACAGTATGTAGGTTTTACAATACAGTACTTAGCCCAAGGATCTATTATAAGGCAATTTTTATACATAGTCGCAATGCCACATCCGGTTCTAGTTGGAACCTTAGTGATGATAGGAGAGATCTGCTTTGGGATTCTAATCCTTATAGGACTAATGAGCAGACTATGTGGTGTAGTAGCATTTTACACTAACTTAATTTACTTCTTATCTGCTAGCTGGACTGGAGCTGAGGAATATGGGTTAAATCTTCTAATGATGATAATAAACGCGTACATAATAGCCTATGGTTCTGGTAATTTCTCAATAGACTCTTTGGTTTTACGAAAGTTTAACGTTGTAAATAACAAGATATTATGGATAATAGTAGGTAGTGTGATATACATTGCTGTCATTGTGTATTTAATACTTATCTAG
- a CDS encoding ATP-binding cassette domain-containing protein, producing the protein MIRAINVSKIFHGSSAVVEVNLDIYENEKVGVIGVHNSGKTVLLQMLAGDVKPTKGKVYLEDKRKIAYIPQVPKFIPTISVKDVMTYVNKEYHYLDFVGLDGNKKVKDLSLDEKKRLSLALSLPFSPNHLIVDDMSQISSLTKDLIRRFKGGVIIAHHNLKDIWDLIDRVIIMSKGRVVFDGPKSGLLYKVIRFKNSEIWERENENSIEIDLDKRGVKYEVIRVTPDEVFLYFYAGI; encoded by the coding sequence GTGATAAGGGCAATAAACGTAAGTAAAATTTTTCACGGAAGTTCTGCAGTAGTTGAAGTTAATCTAGATATTTATGAGAACGAGAAGGTAGGAGTTATAGGTGTTCATAACTCAGGAAAGACTGTACTACTTCAGATGCTAGCTGGAGATGTGAAACCAACTAAAGGTAAAGTGTATTTAGAAGATAAGAGGAAGATCGCTTATATACCTCAGGTACCCAAATTTATACCCACTATCAGTGTTAAAGACGTAATGACTTATGTTAATAAGGAGTATCATTATTTAGATTTTGTTGGATTAGATGGAAATAAGAAGGTTAAGGATCTATCCTTAGATGAGAAAAAGAGGTTGTCCTTAGCTCTTTCATTACCTTTTTCCCCTAACCACCTCATAGTCGATGACATGTCCCAAATTTCTTCTCTAACTAAAGATTTGATAAGGAGATTTAAAGGAGGTGTGATAATTGCTCACCATAACCTTAAGGATATATGGGATTTAATAGATAGAGTTATAATTATGTCTAAGGGTAGGGTCGTTTTCGATGGTCCCAAGAGTGGATTGTTGTACAAGGTTATAAGATTTAAGAATAGTGAGATATGGGAAAGGGAAAACGAGAATAGTATTGAAATTGATTTAGATAAACGTGGAGTTAAGTATGAGGTTATTAGAGTGACACCAGATGAGGTTTTCCTATATTTTTATGCAGGAATTTAA